A section of the Papio anubis isolate 15944 chromosome 4, Panubis1.0, whole genome shotgun sequence genome encodes:
- the LOC101008980 gene encoding mucin-12 isoform X2, with product MLVIWIPTLALWLSASFTATLTQGSTESTSTEDNTSSASTPSSSDSFTTFSGYGISTKFTTVKPIVSATISEGSKYTTFHSSQGSSHTTLFPHSTTSSGITETSKHVHNSTGSTHTTLSPASSTSAGLQEESGTFQSWPSSNDTTPSHPSTTSAPVEVSTTYHSRQTSITTTQFSASSKTLDHGEESTKVHSSADGTGTTLLPTRSTTSVLGEYTVSPISSGSTETAMLSGSTTTPGLSKKATTIYGSPRAADTTLSPASKTSSGIREELTTSHSRPGSMHTTLLPASATTSGLSEKPTTIPSMPDSVHTTLLLASTTTLGLSEKSTTSHSSPGSTETTLFPESTTTSGRSEESTTSYSSTTHTPSPPRTTPALVKESSSYDSNLGSPATKHFPDSSTTSGHSEESTASHSSPDVMETTFLPNHSTVSALLRESTTSPISSGSVETTILPDSTTTPGLRDKSTTFHSSPRSPDTTLSPASTTSSSVSEESTTSLSRPGSTHTTAFPDSTTIPGHSQESTTSHSSPGSTDTTLFPGSTTASSLGKESTTFHSSPGSTHTTLFPDNSATSGLLEASTPVHSSTGSPYKTLSSVRSTTHQGEPTTLMSWSSSNDTMPTTPTTTSAFADVSTSYQSSPSSTPTTHFSRGSTSLGRSEESTIVHSSPDATGTTPSPTHSTASGRGESTISPISPVAAEITTLPGSTTTTGLSETSTTFHSSPRSPTTTLSHASMTSLGVSEESTTSHSQPGSTHSTVSPASTTMPGLSEESTTIYTSPGSTETTVSPGSSTTSIRGEESTTFHSLPASTHTTLFTEVTTTLGHTAKSTAFPGSLVSTQTVLPATLTTTDLGEETTTFLNTSGSSETTLSPARSTTTGLVGQSTTSPMSPTSTDTTTTLPGITTSPSLSEKSTTFYTSPRSPDATLSPATTTSSGVSEESSTSLSQPGSKHTTAFPDSTTMSGLSQEPTTSHSSQSSTDTALSPGSTTASSLDQDFTTFPSSPGSTETTVSPENTTTSGLDEASTPIHRSTGSRHTTLSPASSTSPQGGLQGESTTFQTHPGSTHTAPSPPSTTTTLVEESPTANSSPGSTATTHFPDSFTTSGHSEESTVVHSSPDATGTTPSPSHSTTSGRGESTISPISPGAAEITTLPGSTTTTGLSETSTTFHSSPRSPTTTLSPASMTSLGIGEESTTSHSQLGSTHSTVSPASTTMPGLSEESTTIYSSPGSTETTAFSHSTTTSIHGEQSTAFLGSPRFTEIVLPATLTTTDLGEESTAFHSSSDATGTTPLPPHSTTSALVEESTTFYMSPSTTYTTLFPGGSSTSGLTVESTTFHTSPSFPFTIVSTESLQTLVPGSCQEGQIWNGKQCVCPQGYVGYQCLSPLESFPVETPEKLNATLGMTVKVTYRNFTEQMNDSSSQEYQNFTNLFKNRMDVVLTGDDLPQYRGVNIRRLLNGSIVVKNDVILEADYTLEYEELFENLVEIVKAKIMNETKTVHDPDFCRAEAILCYSEEDTFVDSSVTLGFDFQEQCTQKAAKEYAQFYYADVLDGKLACVNKCTKGTKSQMNCNLGVCQLQRSGPRCLCPNTDTHWYWGETCEWNIAKSLVYGIVGAVVAVLLLSLIILVILFSLSQRKLHRQQYDMPQEWRNEGTPGTFQKTTIWEDQNLRESGFSLENAYNNFRPTLETVDSGTELHIQRPEMVASAV from the exons GCTCAACAGAAAGCACTAGTACTGAAGATAATACAAGTTCTGCATCCACACCCAGTTCAAGTGACTCTTTTACCACTTTTAGTGGCTATGGGATATCAACCAAATTTACTACTGTAAAACCCATTGTCTCTGCCACCATCTCAGAGGGCTCGAAATATACAACCTTCCACAGCAGCCAAGGCTCCAGTCACACAACACTCTTCCCTCACAGCACCACAAGCTCAGGCATCACTGAAACATCTAAACACGTCCACAACAGCACTGGCTCAACACACACAACACTGTCCCCTGCCAGTTCCACAAGCGCTGGCCTTCAGGAAGAATCTGGAACTTTCCAGAGCTGGCCAAGCTCAAATGACACAACACCTTCACATCCTAGCACCACATCAGCCCCTGTTGAAGTATCTACAACCTACCACAGCAGACAGACCTCAATTACAACAACACAATTTTCTGCCAGCTCAAAAACCTTGGACCATGGTGAGGAATCAACAAAAGTCCACAGCAGCGCAGATGGAACTGGAACAACACTCTTACCTACCCGCTCCACAACTTCAGTTCTTGGAGAATACACAGTATCACCCATCAGTTCAGGCTCAACGGAAACAGCAATGTTAAGTGGCAGTACCACAACACCAGGCCTCAGTAAGAAAGCTACCACCATCTACGGTAGCCCCAGAGCAGCAGACACAACACTTTCCCCTGCCAGCAAGACAAGCTCAGGCATCAGGGAAGAACTCACCACATCCCACAGCCGACCAGGCTCAATGCACACAACACTGTTACCTGCCAGTGCTACAACTTCAGGGCTCAGTGAGAAGCCTACAACCATCCCCAGCATGCCAGACTCAGTGCACACAACGCTGTTACTGGCCAGCACCACAACGTTAGGCCTCAGTGAAAAATCAACAACTTCCCACAGCAGTCCAGGCTCAACGGAGACAACACTCTTCCCTGAAAGCACTACAACCTCAGGACGCAGTGAAGAATCAACAACTTCCTACAGCAGCACAACTCACACACCATCACCTCCTAGAACCACACCTGCCCTTGTTAAAGAATCTTCAAGTTACGACAGTAACCTGGGCTCTCCTGCAACAAAACACTTCCCTGACAGCTCCACAACCTCAGGCCATAGTGAGGAATCAACAGCATCCCACAGCAGCCCAGATGTAATGGAAACCACATTCTTACCCAACCACTCCACGGTCTCAGCTCTGCTTAGAGAATCTACAACCTCACCCATCAGTTCAGGCTCAGTGGAAACAACAATATTACCCGACAGTACCACAACACCAGGCCTCAGGGACAAATCGACCACTTTCCACAGTAGCCCCAGATCACCAGACACAACACTCTCACCTGCCAGCACGACAAGCTCATCTGTCAGTGAAGAATCGACCACCTCCCTCAGCCGACCGGGGTCAACGCACACAACGGCGTTCCCTGACagcaccaccataccaggccaCAGTCAGGAATCAACAACTTCCCACAGCAGCCCAGGCTCAACAGACACAACACTGTTCCCTGGCAGTACCACAGCATCATCCCTTGGTAAAGAATCCACAACCTTCCACAGCAGCCCAGGCTCCACTCATACCACACTCTTCCCTGACAACTCCGCAACCTCAGGCCTCCTTGAAGCATCTACACCCGTCCACAGCAGCACTGGTTCACCATACAAAACACTGTCCTCCGTCCGATCTACAACCCATCAAGGGGAACCTACCACCCTCATGAGCTGGTCAAGCTCAAATGACACTATGCCTACAACTCCTACTACCACATCAGCCTTTGCTGATGTATCTACATCCTACCAAAGCAGCCCGAGCTCAACTCCAACAACCCACTTTTCTCGAGGCTCCACAAGCTTGGGCCGTAGTGAAGAATCAACAATAGTCCACAGCAGCCCAGATGCAACTGGAACAACACCCTCACCCACCCACTCCACAGCCTCAGGTCGTGGAGAATCTACAATCTCACCCATCAGTCCAGTCGCAGCTGAAATAACAACATTACCTGGCAGTACCACAACAACAGGCCTCAGTGAGACATCTACCACCTTCCACAGTAGCCCCAGATCACCGACCACAACACTCTCACATGCCAGCATGACAAGCCTAGGCGTCAGTGAAGAATCCACCACCTCCCATAGCCAACCGGGCTCAACTCACTCAACAGTGTCACCAGccagcaccaccatgccaggtctCAGTGAGGAATCTACCACCATCTACACTAGCCCAGGCTCAACTGAAACCACAGTGTCCCCTGGCAGCAGCACAACCTCAATTCGTGGGGAAGAATCCACAACCTTCCACAGCCTGCCAGCATCAACTCACACAACACTGTTCACTGAGGTCACCACCACCTTGGGACACACTGCGAAATCTACAGCCTTCCCCGGCAGCCTTGTCTCCACCCAAACGGTGTTACCTGCCACCCTCACAACCACAGACCTCGGTGAGGAAACAACAACCTTCCTCAACACCTCAGGCTCAAGTGAAACAACACTGTCACCTGCCCGCTCCACAACCACAGGCCTTGTTGGACAATCTACAACCTCACCCATGAGTCCAACCTCAACTGATACAACAACAACTTTACCTGGCATTACCACATCACCAAGCCTCAGTGAGAAATCTACCACCTTCTACACTAGCCCCAGATCACCAGATGCAACACTCTCACCTGCAACCACAACAAGCTCAGGCGTCAGTGAAGAATCCAGCACATCCCTTAGTCAACCAGGCTCAAAGCACACAACAGCCTTCCCCGACAGCACCACCATGTCAGGCCTCAGTCAGGAACCTACAACTTCCCACAGCAGCCAAAGCTCAACAGACACAGCACTGTCCCCTGGCAGTACCACAGCCTCATCCCTTGACCAAGATTTTACAACCTTCCCCAGCAGCCCAGGCTCCACTGAAACCACAGTCTCACCTGAAAACACCACAACCTCAGGCCTCGATGAAGCATCTACACCCATCCACAGAAGCACTGGCTCACGACACACAACACTGTCCCCTGCCAGCTCCACAAGCCCTCAGGGAGGCCTTCAGGGAGAATCTACCACCTTCCAGACCCACCCAGGCTCAACTCACACAGCACCTTCACCTCCTAGCACCACAACTACACTTGTTGAAGAATCTCCTACCGCCAACAGCAGCCCGGGCTCAACTGCAACAACACACTTCCCTGACAGCTTCACAACCTCAGGCCATAGTGAGGAATCAACAGTAGTCCACAGCAGCCCAGATGCAACTGGAACAACACCCTCACCCTCCCACTCCACAACCTCAGGTCGTGGAGAATCTACAATCTCACCCATCAGTCCAGGCGCAGCTGAAATAACAACATTACCTGGCAGTACCACAACAACAGGCCTCAGTGAGACATCTACCACCTTCCACAGTAGCCCCAGATCACCGACCACAACACTCTCACCTGCCAGCATGACAAGCCTAGGCATCGGTGAAGAATCCACCACCTCCCATAGCCAACTGGGCTCAACTCACTCAACAGTGTCTCCGGccagcaccaccatgccaggcctcagTGAGGAATCTACCACCATCTACAGCAGCCCAGGCTCAACTGAAACCACAGCGTTTTCTCACAGCACCACAACCTCCATTCATGGTGAACAATCTACAGCTTTCCTTGGCAGCCCACGCTTCACCGAAATAGTGTTACCTGCCACCCTCACAACCACAGACCTCGGTGAGGAATCAACAGCCTTCCATAGCAGCTCAGACGCAACTGGAACAACACCCTTACCTCCCCACTCCACAACCTCAGCTCTCGTTGAAGAATCTACAACTTTCTACATGAGCCCATCCACTACTTACACAACCCTCTTTCCTGGCGGTTCCAGCACATCAGGCCTCACTGTGGAATCTACCACCTTCCACACCAGTCCAAGCTTCCCTTTTACAATTGTGTCTACTGAAAGCCTGCAAACCTTAGTGCCAG GGTCATGCCAGGAAGGACAAATCTGGAATGGAAAACAATGCGTCTGTCCCCAAGGCTACGTTGGTTACCAGTGCTTGTCCCCTCTGGAATCCTTCCCTGTAG AAACCCCGGAAAAACTCAATGCCACTTTAGGTATGACAGTGAAAGTGACTTACAGAAATTTCACAGAACAGATGAATGACTCATCCTCCCAGGAATACCAGAACTTCACTAACCTCTTCAAGAATCGG ATGGATGTCGTTTTGACGGGCGACGATCTTCCACAGTATAGAGGGGTGAACATTCGGAGATTGCT CAACGGTAGCATCGTGGTCAAGAATGATGTCATCCTGGAGGCAGACTACACTTTAGAGTATGAAGAACTGTTTGAAAACCTGGTAGAGATTGTAAAGGCCAAGATTATGAATGAAACCAAAACAGTTCATGATCCTGATTTCTGCAGAG CAGAGGCCATACTGTGCTATAGTGAAGAGGACACTTTCGTGGATTCATCGGTGACACTGGGCTTTGACTTCCAGG AGCAATGCACCCAGAAGGCTGCCAAAGAATATGCCCAGTTCTACTATGCGGATGTCTTGGATGGGAAGCTGGCCTGTGTGAACAAGTGCACCAAAGGAACGAAGTCCCAAATGAACTGTAATCTGGGCGTGTGTCAGCTGCAACGCAGTGGCCCCCGCTGCCT gTGCCCAAATACGGACACACACTGGTACTGGGGAGAGACCTGTGAATGGAACATCGCCAAGAGCCTCGTGTATGGCATCGTGGGGGCTGTGGTGGCGGTGCTGCTGCTCTCATTGATCATCCTGGTCATCTTATTCAGCCTATCCCAGAGAAAACTGCACAG GCAACAGTATGATATGCCTCAAGAGTGGCGAAACGAAGGCACCCCTGGCACCTTCCAGAAGACGACCATCTGGGAAG ACCAGAATCTGAGGGAGAGCGGATTCAGCCTCGAGAACGCCTACAACAACTTCCGGCCCACCCTGGAGACTGTTGACTCAGGCACAGAG CTCCACATTCAGAGGCCGGAGATGGTAGCATCTGCTGTATGA